From a single Labrus bergylta chromosome 14, fLabBer1.1, whole genome shotgun sequence genomic region:
- the spry4 gene encoding protein sprouty homolog 4, with translation MESRVPHHIPGVSSSLISQPLLDSRVPYGRLQHPLTIYPIDQIKSSHVENDYIDSPAVVSQQPPSQKSLNRRITWLGQNQEAFLGANQNHHHNHQHQHHQQGRCEPHSHQDTTTHPWISFSGRPSSISSSSSTSSDQRLLDHAAPNPTVDHHPNLQPHKGTMNTITTRTPGCFPSSESKVLTSSSSPKSLDLKSAKMPAGGVCTTGGQQGLGLIPSSPAEKKHLLLCEHCGKCRCTECTLPRTLPSCWVCNQECLCSAQSLVDTATCMCLVKGIFYHCTEDEDDEGSCADKPCSCSQANCCARWSFMAALSVVLPCLVCYLPATGLAKLGQKCYDNVSRPGCRCKNSQAGVSIPVCKNEGVEAKVGTLEKQQQGS, from the coding sequence ATGGAGTCCAGGGTTCCCCACCACATCCCCGGAGTGTCCTCCTCCCTCATATCCCAGCCACTGTTGGACAGCCGAGTGCCCTACGGCCGCCTGCAGCACCCTCTCACCATTTACCCCATCGACCAGATAAAGTCCTCGCATGTGGAGAATGACTACATCGACAGCCCTGCCGTTGTCTCTCAGCAGCCCCCGAGCCAGAAGTCTCTGAACCGAAGAATAACCTGGCTCGGTCAGAATCAGGAGGCCTTCCTGGGGGCAAACCAAAAccatcatcacaatcatcaACACCAGCACCACCAGCAGGGCAGGTGTGAGCCCCACTCTCATCAGGACACCACCACCCATCCGTGGATTTCCTTCAGTGGTAGGCCAAGCTCTattagcagcagcagtagcaccTCTTCTGATCAGAGGCTGTTGGACCACGCTGCGCCTAACCCAACAGTGGACCACCACCCAAACCTGCAACCCCACAAAGGCACCATGAACACAATCACGACCCGAACTCCAGGCTGCTTCCCTTCCTCTGAATCGAAAGTCCtaacctcctcttcctcacctaaATCTCTGGACCTCAAGTCTGCAAAGATGCCTGCAGGAGGCGTGTGCACCACTGGAGGCCAGCAGGGGTTGGGGCTGATCCCTTCCTCCCCTGCAGAGAAGAAGCACCTCCTTCTCTGTGAGCACTGTGGCAAGTGCCGATGCACGGAGTGTACTCTCCCCCGAACCCTACCCTCTTGCTGGGTCTGCAACCAGGAGTGCCTGTGCTCTGCTCAGAGCCTGGTGGATACAGCCACCTGCATGTGCCTGGTCAAAGGGATCTTCTACCATTGCACAGAGGACGAAGACGATGAGGGCTCATGCGCCGATAAGCCCTGCTCGTGCTCCCAGGCCAACTGCTGTGCACGCTGGTCCTTCATGGCTGCCCTTTCCGTTGTCCTGCCTTGCCTGGTGTGCTACCTGCCAGCTACAGGTCTGGCCAAACTGGGACAGAAATGTTACGACAATGTTAGTAGGCCTGGCTGCCGCTGCAAGAACTCTCAGGCCGGCGTGAGCATCCCTGTGTGTAAAAATGAGGGTGTGGAAGCTAAAGTTGGGACGCtagagaagcagcagcaggggtCATGA